CCATTGATCGAGGCCGAGCCCGTCGAGCTCCTTGATGGCACGCGGAGTGAGCCCGTCGCCGCACGTCTTGTCGCGGGGGAACACCGCGGCATCGGCGAGGACGACATCGAGCTCATGCGCCGCAGCCCAGGCTGCCGCGGCAGCACCGGCCGGGCCGGCGCCGACGACGAGGACGTCGGTACGGTCGGGGGAGTCGCTCACGTACCAAGTGTCTCAGGCCGGGCACCCCGAAGCACGGCACGGGTCATGGGACCGGTCGTGCCGAGGCTGCGGCCGTCGTCAGGCGCGGCTGATCCGAATGATCTCGAGCTCGGAGTTCTTCTTGCCCATTGCGCGGATGATCTCCAGCTCGCGCGCGTTGTCGGCACGCAGCGTGGCAGTGTGGCGCTTCGGGCTCTGTCGGATGATCTCGAGTTCGCTGTCGGCGCCTTGCCGGATGATCTCCAGCTCACGTTGTGCGCCGGTTTTGACGACGACATCGGAGGCGGAGTCGGGGCGTGGTGCTGCGTGGGCACTCGCCGGGATGAGTGCCGCAGTGGTAGCCACGGCGACCAGGGCGGCCGCGCCGGCGGTCAACTTTGTCGCTCTCATGCCAGATATGTATACCCGGTTTGGGTGGAATGTAAACCCGTGGCGAGCGCAGGGCAGGCGAACGCAGCGTGACAGCTCGACCACATACGCGGGCACACGAAAGCGCCACCGTGGTGACCACGGTGGCGTCGTACGCGATGCGCAGTGCTCAGTCGTCGGCCGAGATCAGGCCGCGCTGGTAGGCCTTGACGAGCCGTCGCGGAACCTGGATCTCGCGGCCGTTGACGTTGACGGGCACGAGATCGGCCGGCGTAGCCTTCCACTGCGAGCGTCGCGACCGCGTATTGGATCGGGACATCTTGCGCTTGGGGACAGCCATCGTGTTTTCCTTCGAGGTCGACTTGGCGATGCCAACGGTCTTGGCCACATGCCAGGTTGCCAAGGCGCGGCGGACCGGTCACCCTGACCGAAACACTTTATCAGGGCGGCCGCGCCGTACCCAATTCGGTGCGGCTCCTCGTTGCGGCGATAGCCTCACGCGGTGACCATTCGCGAGCGTGTAGGCGATGCGGTGCGTGACTTGGCGCCGGTCTACTTCGCGGTGGTGATGGCCAGCGGGGCGATTTCGATCGCCGCACACGAGGCGGGCATCGCGTACGTCTCGGATGCGTTGTACGTCATCGCCGCGGCGGCGTACGCCGTGCTGCTCGTGATGACGGTGTTGCGTGTCGTCGCGTACCCCGGCCAGGTGCTTGCCGACGCTCGCAACCCGCGTCGCTCGTTCGGCTTCTTCACCCTGGTTGCGGGGTCCTGTGTACTGGCGGACCGGTTCGTCGTCGCCGGCCTGGACGCGCTCGCGTACGTGCTCCTCATCGCTTCGGGCGCGGTGTGGCTCGTGCTGGGATATCTGTTGCCCTGGCTCGCGCTCGCCCGGCGCGACGAGCACTCTGCGCACGAACAGGCGGACGGGTCGTGGTTCATCTGGGCGGTCGCATCCCAGGCGGTCGCGGTGCTGGCGGCAACACTCGAGCCTTCGGCCGGCGCGAGTCAGCATGCGCTCGCGTTCCTCGGGTTCGTCGCCTGGGCGGTCGGTTGCTTTCTGTACGTCTGTGCCGTCGTCCTCGTGGGCCTGCGGCTGGTCTTGTACGACGTATCGCCGGAGGATCTCTCGCCGTCGTACTGGGTGGCAATGGGAGCGGCGTCGATCACCGTGCTCGCCGGGGTACGCGTCGCGGACATGCGTACGGACGTGATCGTCAGCGTGGTGCACGATCTGGCGACGGGTGTGTCGATGATGTTCTGGGCGTTCGCTACCTGGCTGTTTCCGGCCCTGGTTGCGGCGGGCTGGTGGCGGCACCGTGTGCACAGTGTTCCGCTCTCGTACGAGCCCGGCCTCTGGAGCATGGTCTTTCCCCTTGGCATGTACTCCCTCGCTAGCTTGTCGCTCGGCGACGGTGCGGGGTTGGACTGGATCGCCGCGATCGGGCGCGGCGAACTGTGGTTCGCGCTCGTGGTGTGGGCGCTCGTCGCGCTCGCAATGGCACGGCACCTGTTCGCGCGCCGAAACGCGCCATGAGCCGACCGCGATGTGCCGGTACGGCGGCGCTCAGCCGGCGATAGCGGCGCGACCGGCCTCGAGCCGGGCGACGGGTACGCGGAACGGTGAGCAGGACACGTAGTCGAGCCCGACTTCGTGGAAGAAGTGCACCGACAGCGGGTCGCCGCCGTGCTCGCCGCACACACCGAGCTTGAGGTCGGGCTTCGTCGCACGGCCCTCCTCGGCCGCGATGCGGACGAGTCGCCCGACGCCGTCGCCGTCTATCGACTCGAAGGGAGACACGGTGAAAACGCCTTGCTCGAGGTACGCCGCGAAGAACGCCGCCTCCACGTCGTCGCGGGAGAATCCCCAGGCCGTCTGGGTGAGGTCGTTCGTACCGAACGAGAAGAAGTCGGCCTCGTCGGCGATCCGGAACGACGTGAGCGCGGCCCGCGGCAGCTCGATCATGGTGCCGATCGGGATGTCGAGCTCGACGCCCTCAGTCTGTGCGACCTCGGCGACCACGTGGCCGACCTGCTGACGTATCAGGTGCAGCTCCATCACCGATCCGACGAGCGGGATCATGATCTCTGCGCGCGGTGTGCCGCCGGCCTTGATCCGAGCGGCCGACGCCTCGGCGACGGCGCGTACCTGCATGCCGAACAGGCCGGGTACGACGATGCCGAGGCGTACGCCGCGCAGACCAAGCATCGGGTTGGACTCGTGCAGACGCTCGATCGCCTCCAGCAGCCGGATGTCGTCGGGGTCGGGCTCGCCGCGCTCGCGCGCGACCGCCACCTTGACCGACAGCTCCGTGCGGTCGGGAAGGAACTCGTGGAGCGGCGGGTCGATCAACCGGATCGTGACGGGATCGCCGTCCATGGACGCCAGGAGATGTTCGAAGTCCGTGCGCTGCAACGGAAGGAGCGTGTCGAGTGCGGACTTCAGCTCTTGCGGTGTGTTCGCCAGGATCACGCGCTCGATCAGCGGGCGTCGTTCGCCGAGGAACATGTGCTCGGTGCGGCACAGGCCGACGCCTTGCGCGCCGAGGGTACGCGCACGTCCGGCGTCGTCGGCGGTGTCGGCGTTGGCGCGTACCCGCAGCCGACGTACCTCGTCGGCGTGCCGCAGCAGCCGGTCGACGGCGGGCACGAGCGCGTCGTCGGAGCCGGACTCAGACTGTGCGGCCGCGACCCCGTCGGTGAGATAACGCATCACGGGGCTGGGCACGACGGGCACCTCGCCGGCGAACACCTCGCCGGTCGTACCGTCGATGCTGATCGACTGGCCCTCCTCGACGACGACATCGCCGCACACGATGCGCGAGTTGGCGGCGTCGACCTCGACGGCCTCGGCGCCGACGACACAAGTGCGGCCCATACCGCGCGCGACGACTGCGGCGTGTGACGTCTTGCCGCCGCGGCTGGTGAGAATGCCCGCGGCCGCGATCATGCCCTCGAGGTCGTCCGGGTTGGTCTCCTTGCGTACGAGGACCACCGGTCCGGACTTCGCCTGCTCGACCGCGCGCTGGGGATCGAGTACGACCGTACCGACGGCGGCGCCGGGGGAGGCGCCCATCGCAGTCGTCAGCAGCGTGCGTTCGGCGACCGGGTCGAACTGGGAGAACATCAGCTGGGCGAGCTGGTCGCCGGTGACGCGCGACAGAGCTTCGTCCATCGTGATGACGTTCTCGTCGACGAGCTGCGTCGCGATCCGGAACGCCGCGGGAGCCGTCCGCTTGCCGACGCGGGTCTGCAACATCCACAACTTGCCGCGCTCGACGGTGAACTCGATATCGCACAGATCGCGATAGTGCGCTTCGAGCAGCCGGATCACTCGCTGCAGCTCGTCGTACGAAGCGGGGTCGAGCTCGCGCATCTCGTCAAGCGACAAGGTGTTGCGGATGCCCGCCACGACGTCCTCGCCTTGCGCGTCGGGGAGGTAGTCGCCGTACGCGCCGGCCGCACCGGTGGCCGGATCGCGGGTGAAGGCGACGCCTGTGCCGCTGTCGGCGCCGAGGTTGCCGAAGACCATCGTGCACACGTTGACGGCGGTGCCGAGTGCGTCGGGAATCCGCTCGCGGCGGCGATAGACCCGCGCTCGCGGGGTGTTCCACGATGCGAAGACGGCCTCGATGCAGGCGGTCAGCTGGTCGGTCGGGTTCTGCGGGAACGCCGCACCGGACTCGGTTGCGATGATCTGTTTGTACGTGTCCACGAGCGTGCGCATGTCGTCGGCGTCGAGGTCGACGTCGGCGGAGACGCCCCGCGCGGACTTGCGCTCCTCCAAGGCATCGGAGAATGCGGCGCCGTCGATGTCGAGCACCGTGCGACCGAACATCTGCAACAGGCGCCGGTACGAGTCGTACGCGAACCGATCGTTGCCGCTCGCCTCCGCGAGCCCGAGCACGGATTCGTCGTTGAGGCCGACGTTGAGGACCGTCTCCATCATTCCGGGCATCGAGAACTTCGCACCCGAGCGCACGCTGACCAACAGCGGGTCGCGACGGTCGCCGAGGCGTTTGCCGAGGCGGTTCTCGAGTCGCAGCATCGCGCTGCGTACCTGCACCGGAAGCTCCGGCGGCACGTGACCGCGCTCCAGGAACGCACGGCACGCCTCGGTGGTGATCGTGAACCCCGGTGGCACCGGCAAACCCATTCGCGTCATCTCGGCGAGGTTGGCGCCCTTGCCGCCGAGAAGGTCCTTCTGGTCCTTGTCGCCCGTCTCGAACGGCTGGACGTACTCGGTCATCGGCTGCTCCTGCGGAATCGGGGATTCTCGGAGCATAGGGCACCGCGTCCGCGCCGCGCCGGGCGATCTGTCGGCGCGAAGCAGTCGACCCGAGCACCCCCGTCGGTGCTCGGGCCGACTCACGCACGGCCTACTCGTACGCGGCGCGCACGAAACCGATGCAGAACGTCAGATCGCCCAAGTGGTTGGCATTGACCGACCACGCGTTCATCTCTGTCGCGGTGGGCCAGATTCCGGCGGAGAACAGTTGATCGCCCTCCAGTTGGTCGTTACCGCTGATGTTGAAGGAGTTGCTGGTGCTCCCGAGGCCGTTGGTCGTGACCGTGCCTCGTCCGAATTCGGCCGGACCGGGATCGCGTTTCCAGAAGTGGTTGGACCAGGTCCAGTTGCCGTCTGAGTCGCCCCAAAGGGTCATCTCCGAGCAGTCCAGCGCAACCGTCGCCTCGCCCTCGTCTGCGCCCCCTCCGGTCGTGGGCGCCTGCGCAGGCTGGAGGTCGGAGCGTTGGAGTCCGGCGGCCTTCAGCGCCTGCAGTGGCTCGAGTTTTCGCCCGGACTCCCACTGTTTGCGCAGTTCGGCTGCCTGCTCAGGCGTCAGCTCGGTGGCCATTGTCTTTGCGCGGACGTCAGGTGTCTTACCCGGGTCGTCGGCAGTTGCGCTGCCCGCGGTGGCGCCGGCCGAGGCGCACGCCAGGACCGCGACAGCCGTGATCCGTGCTCCGGTCGAACGGAGTGTGTTCAGGTTCATGGTGGTTCCCCCATCGTTTGTCGGACGCCGTCACCGTCGCGTGCGGTGATATACGCACGGTTACGTTGCGATTACAGGCCCGAAAGTGGCGGCGGCACCGACTTGACCTGAACATAACTTCAGCTTCTAGGTTGCATCGAGAAAGGTTCGACAACGAGGGGAAAGAGGTCTGATGCAAGCGATCAGGGTGCATGAGTTCGGTGGTCCGGCGGTATTGATTCC
The sequence above is drawn from the Nocardioidaceae bacterium SCSIO 66511 genome and encodes:
- the rpmF gene encoding 50S ribosomal protein L32, producing the protein MAVPKRKMSRSNTRSRRSQWKATPADLVPVNVNGREIQVPRRLVKAYQRGLISADD
- the ppdK gene encoding pyruvate, phosphate dikinase, whose translation is MTEYVQPFETGDKDQKDLLGGKGANLAEMTRMGLPVPPGFTITTEACRAFLERGHVPPELPVQVRSAMLRLENRLGKRLGDRRDPLLVSVRSGAKFSMPGMMETVLNVGLNDESVLGLAEASGNDRFAYDSYRRLLQMFGRTVLDIDGAAFSDALEERKSARGVSADVDLDADDMRTLVDTYKQIIATESGAAFPQNPTDQLTACIEAVFASWNTPRARVYRRRERIPDALGTAVNVCTMVFGNLGADSGTGVAFTRDPATGAAGAYGDYLPDAQGEDVVAGIRNTLSLDEMRELDPASYDELQRVIRLLEAHYRDLCDIEFTVERGKLWMLQTRVGKRTAPAAFRIATQLVDENVITMDEALSRVTGDQLAQLMFSQFDPVAERTLLTTAMGASPGAAVGTVVLDPQRAVEQAKSGPVVLVRKETNPDDLEGMIAAAGILTSRGGKTSHAAVVARGMGRTCVVGAEAVEVDAANSRIVCGDVVVEEGQSISIDGTTGEVFAGEVPVVPSPVMRYLTDGVAAAQSESGSDDALVPAVDRLLRHADEVRRLRVRANADTADDAGRARTLGAQGVGLCRTEHMFLGERRPLIERVILANTPQELKSALDTLLPLQRTDFEHLLASMDGDPVTIRLIDPPLHEFLPDRTELSVKVAVARERGEPDPDDIRLLEAIERLHESNPMLGLRGVRLGIVVPGLFGMQVRAVAEASAARIKAGGTPRAEIMIPLVGSVMELHLIRQQVGHVVAEVAQTEGVELDIPIGTMIELPRAALTSFRIADEADFFSFGTNDLTQTAWGFSRDDVEAAFFAAYLEQGVFTVSPFESIDGDGVGRLVRIAAEEGRATKPDLKLGVCGEHGGDPLSVHFFHEVGLDYVSCSPFRVPVARLEAGRAAIAG
- a CDS encoding tellurite resistance/C4-dicarboxylate transporter family protein translates to MTIRERVGDAVRDLAPVYFAVVMASGAISIAAHEAGIAYVSDALYVIAAAAYAVLLVMTVLRVVAYPGQVLADARNPRRSFGFFTLVAGSCVLADRFVVAGLDALAYVLLIASGAVWLVLGYLLPWLALARRDEHSAHEQADGSWFIWAVASQAVAVLAATLEPSAGASQHALAFLGFVAWAVGCFLYVCAVVLVGLRLVLYDVSPEDLSPSYWVAMGAASITVLAGVRVADMRTDVIVSVVHDLATGVSMMFWAFATWLFPALVAAGWWRHRVHSVPLSYEPGLWSMVFPLGMYSLASLSLGDGAGLDWIAAIGRGELWFALVVWALVALAMARHLFARRNAP